A portion of the Krasilnikovia cinnamomea genome contains these proteins:
- a CDS encoding ABC transporter ATP-binding protein, with protein MVAIAVRAVSKVFGDGATAVDRVDLDVASGEFLVLLGPSGCGKSTLLRLIGGLEEPTRGEVLLDGVPVTAIPPQERNVALVVQTFALYPHLTVAQNIGFPLRAAGGSATDVAARIAEMARHLGIADLLGRRPEHLSGGQRQRVALARALVRRPALLLLDEPLSNVDAGVRADLRGEITALARRIGVTTVYVTHDQNEALSMADRVAVLRRGVLQQVGPPAQVYADPRTLFVAAFLGTPPTSLLEAAVYAVNGRVVLDLGSQEIELPPGDPRTAALARRHTERVTVALRALRPATDEPVQLTGTVRAVLNRGPDVLAYLDTGGVPTPPQVVDFPAAGGRSPERTPYGFVPAYDPEVTGEPPPAGEVLVRIAAPGTVAVGARLTAGLDLGELLLFDRAGRRIGLDIIS; from the coding sequence ATGGTGGCGATCGCCGTCCGGGCGGTCTCGAAGGTCTTCGGCGACGGCGCGACGGCTGTGGATCGCGTCGATCTCGACGTGGCGTCCGGCGAGTTCCTGGTGCTGCTCGGCCCCAGCGGCTGCGGGAAGTCCACGCTGCTGCGCCTGATCGGGGGCCTGGAGGAGCCGACCCGGGGCGAGGTGCTGCTGGACGGCGTACCGGTCACGGCGATCCCGCCGCAGGAACGCAACGTCGCCCTGGTGGTGCAGACGTTCGCGCTGTACCCCCACCTCACGGTCGCGCAGAACATCGGCTTCCCGCTGCGCGCCGCGGGCGGTTCGGCCACCGACGTGGCGGCCCGGATCGCCGAGATGGCACGTCACCTCGGCATCGCCGACCTGCTCGGCCGCCGTCCCGAGCACCTGTCGGGCGGCCAGCGGCAGCGGGTCGCGCTGGCCCGCGCGCTGGTACGCCGCCCGGCGCTGCTGCTGCTCGACGAGCCCCTGTCCAATGTGGACGCCGGGGTGCGGGCGGATCTGCGCGGCGAGATCACCGCGCTGGCCCGCCGGATCGGCGTGACGACCGTGTACGTCACGCACGACCAGAACGAGGCGCTGAGCATGGCGGACCGTGTGGCGGTGCTGCGTCGCGGCGTGCTGCAGCAGGTCGGCCCGCCCGCGCAGGTGTACGCCGACCCGCGCACGCTGTTCGTGGCCGCGTTCCTCGGCACCCCGCCGACCAGCCTGCTGGAGGCCGCGGTGTACGCCGTGAACGGCCGGGTCGTGCTGGACCTGGGCTCCCAGGAGATCGAGCTGCCGCCCGGTGACCCGCGTACGGCCGCCCTGGCCCGGCGGCACACCGAGCGGGTGACCGTGGCGCTGCGGGCGCTGCGCCCGGCCACGGACGAGCCGGTCCAGCTCACCGGGACGGTACGGGCGGTGCTGAACCGGGGGCCCGACGTGCTGGCGTACCTGGACACCGGTGGGGTGCCGACGCCACCGCAGGTGGTCGACTTCCCGGCGGCGGGTGGCCGGTCTCCCGAGCGGACGCCGTACGGCTTCGTCCCGGCGTACGACCCGGAGGTGACCGGCGAGCCGCCGCCCGCCGGGGAGGTGCTGGTCCGGATCGCCGCGCCGGGCACGGTGGCCGTGGGTGCGCGGCTGACCGCCGGGCTGGATCTGGGTGAGCTGCTGCTGTTCGACCGGGCGGGCCGCAGGATCGGGCTGGA
- a CDS encoding cyclic nucleotide-binding protein: MTYVETRMNVWEALAGRAPGEPVGPADPGLWGAVIDRLNPARAMPVLRAGIEAVELTSARGSAYVMLRSPDDGGRACYLRLTPQEYQLALIMDGSQTVARLVAEFARIAGRLAPDQVRRVVADLAGNRMLEELPVDAFAPLERIQRKPLPERVGGTLLAALRGRRMLSVDIDGFVSALYRNGGRLLFTRGAAIAMAIVAVLGLMLFIGTWWRASQTVFLTGGSYLLGAIVLLVLNVFALATHELGHALATKHAGREVPAAGLLVYFGIPSVFVDTTDVWMAGRRARILTTAAGPLTGLVLAGGMQLVGFAIPALGPLAFKLAFAWYLNVLFNLNPFIALDGYYLLMDWLEIPNLRARGLAWVGGRLRGRPRKWGELDREGRLVAMYGVLAILWLAVAANLAYRVWADRVSGVITGLWHGGVGSQLLLLLIVGGLAAPLIYLAAGWLARWWRTARERSAEREREADTPRRLAALLSSELGGLPEPVLANLAERARWERPASGRQLVLAGSAPSAVYVVVDGAMQARKPGDPGGTIRHHVGPGGVVGLASALTGRATALDWHTADTTLLAVPTATVATVVGPMPGPPPKDRAEAETLFADTPALAGLAADDRLALIASAHPVDLAPGAPVVLPGPTHAVVVESGVIAMPDGVELRRGTLVGPVGDGDPGMVAQTRTPVRLWVIPDASHLPPLVGAARHAAPPPVLRPGTTAPTAGVHPTVYPPLAVPPGPPSESDDPDVDQRFERRMWWLVVLGLLLALLLTGANLAPSPAWAEMPTDRVLLTAERGRVTALVGGTTVILNEGDRRYVGDGTRIEVPDQASGRLTFTGGAAAVLCSGSRAQVGRLWTETARHREPHGELAIDNGRLLADTTSTSGAFRPLALSVQRPLGEVASTGAAWFAVDPGAVTVSSGVATVAGVPSPATGNALTCGDGVPVAPPAAGPSESPSDEPPSDLPSEPLPTETTVPPTTVAPPPQPTPTTPRATTTPPPAATTTVRPPTTRPPATRPTTRPTTTTPTTAPTTVPTTVPTTVPTTVPTTVPTSDPPTLPPISIG, translated from the coding sequence GTGACCTACGTCGAGACCCGGATGAACGTCTGGGAGGCGCTGGCCGGGCGCGCGCCGGGAGAGCCCGTCGGACCAGCGGACCCCGGCCTGTGGGGCGCGGTCATCGACCGGCTCAACCCGGCCCGCGCCATGCCGGTGCTGCGCGCGGGCATCGAAGCCGTCGAACTGACCAGCGCGCGCGGATCCGCGTACGTGATGCTGCGTTCGCCCGACGACGGCGGCCGCGCCTGCTACCTGCGGCTGACCCCGCAGGAGTACCAGCTCGCGCTCATCATGGACGGCAGCCAGACGGTCGCCCGGCTGGTCGCCGAGTTCGCCCGCATCGCGGGGCGGCTCGCCCCCGACCAGGTCCGCCGCGTCGTCGCCGACCTCGCCGGCAACCGGATGCTCGAGGAACTGCCGGTCGACGCGTTCGCGCCGCTGGAGCGGATCCAGCGCAAGCCGCTGCCCGAGCGGGTCGGCGGCACCCTGCTGGCCGCGCTGCGCGGTCGGCGGATGCTCTCCGTCGACATCGACGGCTTCGTCTCCGCCCTCTACCGCAACGGCGGCCGGCTGCTGTTCACCCGCGGGGCCGCCATCGCCATGGCGATCGTCGCGGTACTCGGCCTGATGCTGTTCATCGGTACGTGGTGGCGGGCCAGCCAGACGGTCTTCCTGACCGGCGGGTCGTACCTGCTCGGGGCGATCGTGCTGCTGGTGCTGAACGTGTTCGCACTGGCCACCCACGAGCTCGGCCACGCGCTGGCCACCAAGCACGCCGGGCGGGAGGTGCCCGCCGCCGGGCTGCTGGTCTACTTCGGCATCCCGTCGGTGTTCGTGGACACCACCGACGTGTGGATGGCCGGGCGCCGGGCGCGCATCCTCACCACGGCCGCCGGGCCGCTGACCGGGCTGGTGCTGGCCGGGGGGATGCAACTGGTCGGCTTCGCGATCCCCGCGCTCGGGCCGCTGGCGTTCAAACTCGCCTTCGCGTGGTACCTGAACGTGCTGTTCAACCTGAACCCGTTCATCGCGCTCGACGGCTACTACCTGCTCATGGACTGGCTGGAGATCCCGAACCTGCGGGCCCGCGGGCTCGCCTGGGTCGGCGGCCGGCTGCGCGGACGTCCCCGCAAATGGGGCGAACTGGACCGCGAGGGCCGCCTGGTCGCCATGTACGGCGTGCTGGCCATCCTGTGGCTGGCGGTCGCGGCGAACCTGGCGTACCGGGTGTGGGCGGACCGGGTGTCCGGGGTGATCACCGGGCTGTGGCACGGCGGGGTGGGCAGCCAGCTGCTGCTCCTGCTCATCGTCGGCGGGCTCGCCGCCCCCCTGATCTACCTGGCCGCCGGGTGGCTGGCCCGCTGGTGGCGTACCGCCCGCGAGCGCTCCGCCGAACGCGAACGCGAGGCCGACACCCCACGCCGGCTGGCCGCGCTGCTCTCCTCGGAACTGGGCGGTCTGCCCGAGCCGGTGCTGGCCAACCTCGCGGAGCGGGCCCGCTGGGAACGTCCCGCCTCCGGGCGGCAGCTCGTCCTCGCGGGCAGCGCCCCCTCCGCCGTGTACGTGGTGGTCGACGGCGCGATGCAGGCCCGCAAGCCGGGCGACCCGGGCGGCACCATCCGGCACCACGTCGGCCCCGGCGGCGTCGTGGGGCTGGCCAGCGCGCTCACCGGGCGGGCCACGGCGCTGGACTGGCACACCGCGGACACCACCCTGCTGGCGGTGCCGACCGCCACGGTCGCCACGGTCGTCGGGCCGATGCCCGGCCCCCCGCCGAAGGACCGGGCGGAGGCCGAGACGCTGTTCGCGGACACCCCGGCGCTGGCCGGGCTCGCCGCCGACGACCGGCTGGCGCTGATCGCCTCCGCGCACCCGGTGGACCTGGCGCCCGGGGCACCGGTCGTCCTGCCCGGACCGACCCACGCGGTCGTGGTCGAGTCCGGCGTCATCGCCATGCCCGACGGGGTCGAGCTGCGCCGCGGCACGCTGGTCGGGCCGGTCGGCGACGGCGACCCGGGGATGGTCGCGCAGACCCGTACCCCGGTCCGGTTGTGGGTCATTCCGGACGCCTCGCACCTGCCGCCGCTGGTCGGCGCGGCCCGCCACGCCGCGCCGCCGCCGGTGCTGCGGCCGGGCACCACCGCGCCGACCGCCGGGGTGCACCCGACTGTGTACCCGCCGCTGGCCGTGCCGCCGGGGCCGCCGTCCGAGTCCGACGACCCCGACGTGGATCAGCGGTTCGAGCGGCGGATGTGGTGGCTGGTGGTGCTCGGCCTGCTGCTGGCCCTGCTGCTGACCGGTGCCAACCTCGCGCCGAGCCCGGCCTGGGCGGAGATGCCCACCGACCGGGTGCTGCTCACCGCCGAGCGTGGCCGGGTCACCGCCCTGGTCGGCGGGACCACCGTCATCCTCAACGAGGGCGACCGCCGGTACGTCGGCGACGGCACCCGGATCGAGGTGCCGGACCAGGCCTCCGGCCGGCTCACGTTCACCGGCGGCGCCGCGGCCGTGCTGTGCTCCGGCTCGCGCGCCCAGGTGGGGCGGCTCTGGACGGAGACGGCCCGGCACCGCGAGCCGCACGGGGAGCTGGCCATCGACAACGGTCGCCTGCTGGCCGACACGACCAGCACCAGCGGGGCGTTCCGGCCGCTGGCCCTGAGCGTGCAGCGTCCGCTCGGCGAGGTGGCCAGCACCGGCGCCGCGTGGTTCGCGGTGGACCCGGGCGCGGTCACGGTCTCGTCCGGTGTCGCCACCGTCGCCGGGGTACCCTCCCCGGCCACCGGCAACGCTCTGACCTGCGGCGACGGGGTGCCCGTTGCGCCACCGGCGGCCGGGCCGAGTGAGTCGCCGAGCGACGAACCGCCCTCGGACCTGCCGTCCGAGCCGCTGCCGACCGAGACGACCGTCCCGCCGACGACGGTGGCCCCGCCGCCCCAGCCGACGCCGACCACCCCGCGCGCCACGACCACGCCGCCCCCGGCGGCGACCACCACCGTCCGGCCGCCGACCACCCGTCCACCGGCGACGCGGCCGACCACGCGCCCGACCACGACGACGCCGACCACGGCGCCGACGACGGTGCCGACCACGGTCCCGACGACGGTGCCGACCACGGTCCCGACCACGGTGCCGACCAGCGACCCGCCGACGTTGCCGCCGATCAGCATCGGCTGA
- a CDS encoding S1C family serine protease, whose translation MTEFETHPQRSDSSSSEEPSYRPADASQESSIAQRGESDPTVVQPTVAPAVAAEATTSQPEVAAPAAPQSDAPQSAAPQSGAPQPGAPAGQPGGWASPWQQPHPAYAGQQYPGQHHPGYAPQPQYATAGAPGGHGAPGGWGGGSAESAPVWAAPVGAADPRDPGKPGRGRKILVAGAAAAVIAIGAGGVGAAAALALSDDHGNATVPTSNSSVTRVVDRSSMAQIAAAVQDSVVSITTGSGEGSGVIISNDGYVVTNNHVVATARGNTVQVIFANGKKADATIVGTDPRTDLAVVKASGVSDLNAAHFGDSSKMQVGDTVLAIGSPLGLEGSVTAGIISAKDRTIRSGGEGPQAPFGNGQAQSAPTTMSGLLQTDAPINPGNSGGALVNTNGEIIGINSAIATSGQNSGNIGLGFAIPSNKAKQVADALMAGRKVSHPALGVSVAEAQGGGALVSSVTKDSAAAKAGLQQGDVITSVNGKSVGDSDDLVGIVQSASVGDKVTIVYTRDGAQKTVTAQLQEAS comes from the coding sequence ATGACCGAGTTCGAGACCCACCCGCAGCGGAGCGACTCCTCCTCTTCCGAAGAGCCGTCGTACCGGCCCGCGGACGCCTCCCAAGAGAGCAGCATCGCGCAGCGGGGAGAGTCCGATCCCACCGTCGTCCAGCCCACCGTCGCCCCGGCGGTAGCCGCTGAGGCCACCACGTCCCAGCCTGAGGTCGCCGCCCCGGCCGCGCCCCAGTCGGATGCGCCCCAGTCGGCCGCGCCCCAGTCGGGTGCGCCGCAGCCCGGCGCGCCCGCCGGTCAGCCGGGCGGCTGGGCCTCGCCGTGGCAGCAGCCGCACCCGGCGTACGCGGGTCAGCAGTACCCCGGTCAGCACCACCCGGGCTACGCGCCGCAGCCGCAGTACGCGACGGCCGGTGCCCCGGGCGGACACGGAGCCCCCGGCGGGTGGGGCGGCGGGTCGGCCGAGTCGGCGCCCGTCTGGGCCGCGCCGGTCGGCGCCGCCGATCCGCGTGACCCCGGCAAGCCCGGCCGTGGCCGCAAGATCCTCGTCGCCGGTGCGGCGGCCGCGGTCATCGCGATCGGGGCGGGCGGGGTCGGCGCGGCCGCCGCGCTGGCCCTCAGCGACGACCACGGCAACGCCACCGTGCCGACCAGCAACTCGTCCGTGACCCGGGTCGTCGACCGCTCGTCGATGGCGCAGATCGCCGCGGCCGTGCAGGACAGCGTCGTCTCGATCACCACGGGATCCGGTGAGGGCTCCGGCGTGATCATCAGCAACGACGGTTACGTCGTCACCAACAACCACGTGGTCGCGACCGCCCGCGGCAACACCGTGCAGGTGATCTTCGCGAACGGGAAGAAGGCCGACGCGACGATCGTGGGCACCGACCCGCGTACGGATCTGGCCGTGGTGAAGGCCTCCGGGGTGTCGGACCTCAACGCCGCCCACTTCGGGGACAGCTCCAAGATGCAGGTCGGCGACACCGTGCTGGCGATCGGCAGCCCGCTCGGCCTGGAAGGCTCGGTGACCGCGGGCATCATCAGCGCCAAGGACCGCACGATCCGCTCCGGCGGCGAGGGCCCGCAGGCCCCGTTCGGCAATGGCCAGGCGCAGTCGGCGCCGACGACGATGTCGGGTCTGCTGCAGACCGACGCCCCCATCAACCCGGGCAACTCGGGCGGTGCGCTGGTCAACACCAACGGCGAGATCATCGGTATCAACTCCGCGATCGCGACGTCGGGCCAGAACTCGGGCAACATCGGCCTGGGCTTCGCGATCCCGAGCAACAAGGCCAAGCAGGTCGCCGACGCGCTCATGGCGGGCAGGAAGGTCAGCCACCCGGCACTGGGAGTGAGCGTCGCCGAGGCGCAGGGTGGCGGTGCGCTGGTCAGCAGCGTGACGAAGGACAGCGCGGCGGCGAAGGCCGGGCTGCAGCAGGGCGACGTCATCACGTCGGTGAACGGCAAGTCGGTCGGCGACTCTGACGACCTCGTCGGGATTGTCCAGAGTGCCAGTGTTGGTGACAAGGTGACCATCGTGTACACCCGCGACGGTGCCCAGAAGACCGTGACGGCCCAGTTGCAGGAAGCGTCCTGA
- a CDS encoding sensor histidine kinase, which translates to MALRGPARLSAHLAAKVRSIPLRVKLLAAVLALVFAALTLISVASTLALRGYLLSRMDDELETATSNLEATLEGIAVRQLDPRLYIPSEYMFAICDAHGVGAPYKSDRRLTEDDLPRCIKGAEEIDKRQADQPFTAVSPSKRYHWRMMILDLPNGDYLYVGRNMTEIEYAVSRLIWIDLLVGTGVLLSLAVVGAAIVRTSLRPLTDIEQTAGAIAAGDLTRRVPDPEPDSEVPQTELGRLSRALNSMLAQIETAFTARAQSETAARAAESVARDAAGAAQLSEARAVRSEEKMRQFVADASHELRTPLTTIRGFAELYRQGAVADPAGVARLVRRIEDEAARMGLLVEDLLLLARLDRERPLTLAPVELPVLAVDAAHAARATAPERHIEVDVQDEAHKLVAYGDDARLRQVIGNLVTNALTHTPPDAEVTLRVFREDGNRVALEVSDTGPGLTAAQRERVFERFYRADEARTRHTDREATGTGLGLAIVAAIVRAHHGSVEVVSEEGKGATFRVVLPALDADVSGEP; encoded by the coding sequence GTGGCCCTCCGCGGACCGGCCCGCCTGAGCGCCCACCTGGCGGCGAAGGTGCGCAGCATCCCCTTGCGCGTCAAGCTGCTGGCCGCGGTGCTCGCGCTGGTCTTCGCCGCCCTGACGCTGATCAGCGTGGCCAGCACCCTCGCGCTGCGCGGCTACCTGCTCAGCCGGATGGACGACGAGTTGGAGACCGCCACCTCGAATCTCGAGGCCACCCTCGAGGGCATCGCGGTGCGCCAGCTCGATCCGCGGCTGTACATCCCGAGCGAGTACATGTTCGCGATCTGCGACGCGCACGGGGTCGGCGCGCCGTACAAGAGCGACCGGCGCCTGACGGAGGACGATCTGCCGCGCTGCATCAAGGGCGCGGAGGAGATCGACAAGCGGCAGGCCGACCAGCCGTTCACGGCGGTGTCGCCGAGCAAGCGCTACCACTGGCGCATGATGATCCTGGACCTGCCCAACGGCGACTATCTGTACGTCGGGCGCAACATGACCGAGATCGAGTACGCGGTCTCGCGGCTGATCTGGATCGACCTGCTCGTGGGCACCGGGGTGCTGCTGTCGCTGGCGGTGGTCGGCGCCGCGATCGTGCGTACCAGCCTGCGCCCGCTCACCGACATCGAGCAGACCGCGGGGGCCATCGCCGCCGGTGACCTGACCCGGCGGGTGCCCGACCCGGAGCCGGACAGCGAGGTGCCGCAGACCGAACTCGGCCGTCTCTCCCGGGCGCTGAACTCCATGCTGGCCCAGATCGAGACGGCGTTCACCGCGCGGGCCCAGTCCGAGACCGCCGCCCGGGCGGCGGAGTCGGTGGCCCGGGACGCGGCCGGTGCCGCCCAGCTCTCCGAGGCCCGCGCGGTGCGCTCCGAGGAGAAGATGCGCCAGTTCGTGGCGGACGCCTCGCACGAGTTGCGGACGCCGCTGACCACGATCCGCGGCTTCGCCGAGCTGTACCGGCAGGGTGCGGTCGCCGACCCGGCGGGCGTCGCCCGGCTGGTGCGCCGCATCGAGGACGAGGCCGCCCGGATGGGCCTGCTCGTCGAGGACCTGCTGCTGCTGGCCCGGCTGGACCGGGAACGACCGCTCACCCTGGCCCCGGTCGAGCTGCCCGTACTGGCGGTGGACGCCGCGCACGCCGCGCGGGCGACCGCCCCGGAGCGGCACATCGAGGTGGACGTCCAGGATGAAGCGCACAAGCTCGTCGCGTACGGCGACGACGCCCGCCTGCGCCAGGTCATCGGCAACCTGGTGACCAACGCGCTCACCCACACGCCACCGGACGCCGAGGTGACCCTGCGCGTGTTCCGGGAGGACGGCAACCGGGTCGCGCTGGAGGTCAGCGACACCGGGCCGGGGCTGACCGCCGCGCAGCGCGAGCGCGTCTTCGAGCGGTTCTACCGGGCCGACGAGGCGCGCACCCGGCACACCGACCGGGAGGCGACGGGCACCGGCCTCGGGCTGGCCATCGTGGCGGCCATCGTCCGGGCCCACCACGGGTCGGTGGAGGTCGTCAGCGAGGAGGGCAAAGGTGCCACGTTCCGGGTGGTGCTGCCCGCGCTGGATGCCGACGTATCTGGCGAACCCTGA
- a CDS encoding response regulator transcription factor, with product MAATQTAQKQTEAKLLVVEDDANILELLSASLRFAGFDVSTATSGSAAVSAAKNITPDLVVLDVMLPDLDGFEVIRLMREGGARTPVVFLTARDSTDDKIRGLTLGGDDYVTKPFSLEELTARIRAVLRRTSAADEQPSRLVFADLELDEETHEVYRAGQRVQLSPTEFKLLRYLMLNANRVLSKAQILDHVWKYDFRGDDNIVESYISYLRRKVDNVEPRLIHTLRGVGYVLRKPAV from the coding sequence ATGGCCGCCACCCAGACCGCGCAGAAGCAGACCGAGGCGAAGCTGCTCGTCGTCGAGGACGACGCGAACATCCTGGAGCTGCTCTCCGCCAGCCTCCGCTTCGCCGGATTCGACGTCAGCACGGCCACCAGCGGGAGCGCGGCGGTGAGCGCCGCCAAGAACATCACCCCGGACCTGGTCGTGCTCGACGTGATGCTGCCGGACCTGGACGGGTTCGAGGTCATCCGGCTGATGCGGGAGGGCGGCGCGCGCACTCCGGTCGTCTTTCTCACCGCCCGGGACAGCACCGACGACAAGATCCGCGGGCTGACCCTGGGCGGCGACGACTACGTCACCAAGCCGTTCAGCCTGGAGGAGCTGACCGCCCGGATCCGGGCGGTGCTGCGGCGCACCTCGGCCGCGGACGAGCAGCCGTCCCGGCTGGTCTTCGCCGACCTGGAGCTGGACGAGGAGACGCACGAGGTGTATCGGGCGGGGCAGCGGGTGCAGCTGTCGCCGACCGAGTTCAAACTGCTGCGCTACCTGATGCTCAACGCCAACCGGGTGCTGTCCAAGGCGCAGATCCTCGATCACGTGTGGAAGTACGACTTCCGGGGCGACGACAACATCGTCGAGTCGTACATCTCGTACCTGCGGCGCAAGGTCGACAACGTCGAGCCGCGGCTGATCCACACCCTGCGCGGCGTCGGGTACGTCCTGCGCAAGCCCGCCGTCTGA
- a CDS encoding lysophospholipid acyltransferase family protein — protein MWQPASGCGPGCRSEGDDPARHGTAALRLAGVCAVLLLGLGVVPLVRRAAVRAGARVLLALLGVRLVWRGPLPRPGSLLVANHVSWLDILALHAVLPVRLVAKREVRDWPGVGALAAATGAIFLDRARPRTLPRTVAEVAAALRAGRSVAVFPEGTTFCGARQGRFRPAVFQAAVDAGAPVAPVSIRYDSTGAAFVGDDTLWASVRRVAALRALTVTLVAAPALRPTEGADRRALARAAQASVGVTSGFDLAA, from the coding sequence ATGTGGCAGCCGGCTTCCGGGTGCGGGCCGGGGTGCCGCAGCGAGGGTGACGACCCGGCGCGCCACGGGACGGCGGCGCTGCGGTTGGCGGGGGTGTGCGCCGTACTTCTGCTGGGTCTGGGGGTTGTGCCGCTGGTGCGCCGCGCCGCCGTGCGGGCCGGTGCCCGCGTGTTGCTGGCGCTGCTCGGGGTGCGGCTGGTCTGGCGCGGCCCGCTGCCGCGCCCCGGCAGCCTGCTGGTCGCCAACCACGTCTCCTGGCTGGACATCCTCGCGTTGCACGCGGTGCTGCCGGTCCGGCTGGTCGCCAAGCGGGAGGTCCGCGACTGGCCGGGGGTCGGCGCGCTCGCGGCCGCGACCGGCGCGATCTTCCTGGACCGGGCCCGGCCGCGGACGCTGCCGCGGACCGTGGCCGAGGTCGCCGCGGCGCTGCGGGCCGGGCGGTCGGTGGCGGTCTTTCCGGAGGGTACGACGTTCTGCGGCGCCCGCCAGGGCCGGTTCCGGCCGGCGGTGTTCCAGGCAGCCGTCGACGCGGGCGCGCCCGTGGCCCCGGTCTCGATCAGGTACGACTCGACCGGGGCGGCGTTCGTCGGCGACGACACGCTGTGGGCTTCGGTGCGCCGCGTGGCGGCCCTGCGCGCGCTCACGGTGACCTTGGTGGCGGCGCCCGCGCTGCGGCCCACCGAGGGCGCCGACCGGCGGGCGCTGGCCCGGGCCGCGCAGGCGAGTGTCGGGGTGACCTCGGGGTTCGACCTGGCGGCATAG
- a CDS encoding GNAT family N-acetyltransferase has translation MAVLMTAAAPTGTSGYSLLIAADADQVAAAQRLRHDVFATELGARLPHAVDGRDADEFDEHCDHLIVRDDATGTVVGTYRMLRPAAAERAGRRYGDGEFDLSRLAPLRGQLVETGRSCVHPEHRSGAVVNLMWAGIARYLHLNNLRWLGGCASVGLDDGGHTAAGVWARAQARHLSPPSLRVRPRRPWLTATTPAGDPKAAVPPLLRGYLRLGSWVCGEPAYDPDFRTADFYVLLSTDRMDPRYRRHFLGATR, from the coding sequence ATGGCCGTTCTCATGACCGCCGCCGCACCCACCGGGACCAGCGGCTACTCGCTCCTGATCGCCGCCGACGCCGACCAGGTGGCCGCGGCGCAGCGACTGCGCCACGACGTATTCGCCACCGAACTCGGCGCCCGCCTCCCGCACGCCGTGGACGGCCGTGACGCCGACGAGTTCGACGAACACTGCGACCACCTCATCGTCCGCGACGACGCCACCGGCACCGTGGTGGGCACCTACCGGATGCTGCGCCCGGCCGCGGCCGAGCGGGCCGGGCGCCGGTACGGCGACGGCGAGTTCGACCTCAGCCGCCTCGCACCGCTGCGCGGCCAGCTCGTCGAGACCGGACGGTCCTGTGTGCACCCCGAGCACCGCTCCGGCGCCGTGGTCAACCTCATGTGGGCCGGCATCGCCCGCTACCTGCACCTGAACAATCTGCGCTGGCTCGGTGGCTGCGCCTCCGTGGGGCTCGACGACGGCGGGCACACCGCGGCGGGGGTGTGGGCCCGGGCCCAGGCCAGGCACCTGTCGCCGCCCAGCCTGCGGGTCCGGCCACGCCGCCCCTGGCTGACCGCGACCACCCCGGCCGGCGACCCGAAGGCCGCCGTGCCGCCGCTGCTGCGCGGCTACCTGCGGCTGGGCAGCTGGGTATGCGGGGAGCCCGCGTACGACCCGGACTTCCGCACCGCCGACTTCTACGTGCTGCTGTCCACGGACCGGATGGACCCGCGCTACCGGCGGCACTTCCTCGGGGCGACCCGGTGA
- a CDS encoding helix-turn-helix domain-containing protein: MNSYVRWKDVRAEHVERAGGEQSVAEGKQELLTAVVGHRLAEVRRSRGLTQQQVADHMGVTKGRVSQIEQGKISGQDVLARYAAALGGRLHQAIYFEDGNIAAIA; this comes from the coding sequence ATGAACAGCTATGTGCGCTGGAAGGACGTTCGCGCAGAGCACGTCGAACGCGCCGGCGGCGAGCAGAGCGTGGCGGAAGGCAAGCAGGAACTACTGACGGCGGTGGTCGGGCACCGCCTGGCTGAGGTACGCCGCTCCCGCGGCTTGACCCAGCAACAGGTCGCCGACCACATGGGCGTCACGAAGGGCCGGGTCTCCCAGATCGAACAGGGCAAGATCTCCGGCCAAGACGTCCTAGCCCGCTACGCGGCGGCTCTTGGTGGCCGCCTTCACCAGGCCATCTACTTCGAGGACGGCAACATCGCCGCGATCGCATAG
- a CDS encoding GNAT family N-acetyltransferase: MTTPGFSAVEALTSGHVLAGFDCGSPAQSAWLVDHAMQAHRAGLSRVYVVSDPDRRVVGYYALAAGSVAPADAAPRLRQGAGRYHQPVMILTRLGVDTSAQGAGLGRALVVDALRRIAAASDVVGVRAVLIHCESDAARAFYLRLAKFEASPTDPMHLLLLMKDLRRALA, from the coding sequence ATGACGACACCCGGCTTCTCGGCCGTGGAGGCGCTCACGTCCGGGCACGTCCTGGCCGGCTTCGACTGCGGCTCGCCCGCCCAGTCGGCCTGGCTGGTGGACCACGCGATGCAGGCGCACCGGGCCGGACTCTCCCGGGTGTACGTGGTGAGCGATCCCGACCGCCGGGTGGTCGGCTACTACGCGCTCGCCGCCGGCAGCGTGGCGCCCGCGGACGCCGCACCCCGTCTGAGGCAAGGCGCCGGGCGCTACCACCAGCCGGTGATGATCCTGACCCGGCTCGGCGTCGACACCTCCGCGCAAGGCGCCGGCCTCGGCCGCGCGCTCGTCGTGGACGCGCTGCGACGGATCGCCGCCGCCTCCGACGTCGTCGGCGTACGGGCGGTCCTCATCCACTGCGAGTCCGACGCGGCACGCGCGTTCTACCTGCGGCTGGCCAAGTTCGAGGCGAGTCCGACGGACCCGATGCACCTGCTGCTGCTCATGAAGGACCTGCGCCGCGCCCTGGCCTGA